A region of Fibrobacter succinogenes subsp. succinogenes S85 DNA encodes the following proteins:
- a CDS encoding lysylphosphatidylglycerol synthase transmembrane domain-containing protein: protein MKQETSSSKVFAKRIIQLLVSIGGFAYIFYKIPFNEVVKNWNIGMTPWVVAMLIDATLVMAIQANRWKGLSVQGPEIPFKTYYAYTAMGYFFNNLLPTGFGGDAVKSLAFGKNYNQTSQSVSAVLIARIQGLLAMSLCFFTALPFAFSKADIPWSYTLIMAVASLACIIFISLCLFSDKIPIPEAISNKLSFIPKLQKSLSIYRKHKKQLLLSSLDSLWIQFLTLFIAYAYFRAVGVDIDISILVVFISITVVVSMLPISLNGIGVREGIHVALFTGILGIPASIVLAAGLLGYIPVLFQAAQGAVVLIARKK, encoded by the coding sequence ATGAAACAAGAAACGTCCAGTAGTAAGGTATTCGCCAAGCGTATCATCCAGCTTCTCGTAAGTATTGGCGGGTTCGCCTATATTTTCTATAAAATACCATTTAATGAAGTTGTTAAAAACTGGAATATAGGCATGACCCCGTGGGTAGTCGCGATGCTTATCGACGCAACGCTTGTCATGGCGATACAAGCTAACCGCTGGAAAGGTCTTTCCGTACAAGGTCCCGAGATACCGTTCAAGACATACTATGCCTACACCGCCATGGGGTACTTTTTCAACAACCTTCTCCCCACTGGTTTTGGAGGCGATGCCGTCAAATCCCTTGCTTTTGGCAAGAACTACAACCAGACAAGCCAATCCGTTTCAGCGGTGCTCATAGCCCGCATTCAGGGATTGCTCGCCATGTCCCTCTGCTTTTTTACCGCACTTCCCTTCGCCTTTAGCAAAGCGGACATCCCCTGGAGCTACACTTTAATCATGGCAGTGGCAAGCCTTGCCTGTATCATATTTATTTCACTTTGTCTGTTTTCGGATAAAATTCCTATTCCAGAGGCGATTTCAAACAAGCTTTCATTCATCCCCAAGTTGCAAAAGAGTCTTTCCATTTACCGCAAACATAAAAAACAGCTTTTACTTTCTTCGCTCGATTCCCTGTGGATCCAGTTTTTGACATTGTTTATAGCATACGCCTATTTCCGGGCAGTCGGAGTAGACATTGACATCAGCATTTTAGTTGTATTCATAAGCATCACTGTCGTCGTTTCGATGCTCCCGATTTCGCTCAACGGCATCGGGGTCCGCGAAGGAATCCATGTCGCATTGTTCACAGGGATTCTCGGGATTCCTGCATCGATAGTACTTGCCGCAGGATTGCTTGGATACATTCCGGTACTTTTCCAGGCCGCCCAAGGTGCGGTCGTACTCATCGCCCGGAAGAAATAA